The Apostichopus japonicus isolate 1M-3 chromosome 20, ASM3797524v1, whole genome shotgun sequence nucleotide sequence TATTTTAACAAGTAGAGACAGCTATAAAGAAAAAGCAGAGAACCACTCAAATAAAGGATATTACATAATTTACAGTCTCATTTCATTGGGGGAATTCCACGAGACCAAAGGTCCGCAAGACCGAAGGTCCACTAGACCGAATTTCCGAGTACCAATGGTTCGCGAGACATGCGAGGTCAGCGTTGGTGAGACTTTTGAGAGCGAGGGCTTTCAGCCACTGCAACACCCTCTGGTTAAGCCACTGGTGGAGGCCTAGTATAAATGCAAGCTGCCCCAGCCCCCTTGCGAAAGTCACTGGTATCCACTATGAAAAGGAATGGctgtaaattctttttaattACGCACTTTACCAACGTAATATTACCGTAATATATTTAGTAATATATTTCTTACCACTATTATAGACCTAGTAAGAGTTTCGGTCTCACGGggcctagtaatagtttcggtctcgcggaccttccgTCTCGTGGCCTGTAACCATTTCATGTGCACATTACTACTGAAGTTCATAGATATGTATAGGCTTGAATACATCTTCTGCATGTTTTCAAATGAGAAGGCTTCTGGGCAGGATCGAGGTGGGTGTGTGGGGAGGGACAGTGGTGGTGAGATGTGCAGTGGGCCTAAAACTGTTGATTCTTTCCCttaatttctctttgttttttgttatgcTTGTTGGAGAGTACttaataatattttggtttCTTCATTGGTGAGCATGTTACAATcagatgaaatatttaatttttgattCTGTCTGTATTCTAAACACATATTTTTGTCACCCGGCCAACTTAAGGATGAAGTTTATTTCCCAGGTGgatcgtttttttttcatattttagggGTAGTTGACAgcaacaaatttgtttgcggtTCTCGAATTATTTTGATAATGACACTTCACATCCTTTACTCAATTTAGTTATGTAGGTGTCTTTAAAACTTATGTCCTTGATTTTTTGAAGGCTGAAGCAATTCGTGGAAATGGTATCAATGATATAAAAATGTGACTTCGAACCACGACATTTCATCATATTAGCGAGTACCAATGAAATCTCTGCCATAAAAAAAATGCCGTGCCCTTAAGCCTTGGCTGATTTTTCATATGCTGATTACCTTTTATTCATAACAAAGTGTTGTTCCTCCCAACGACTGCGGATACTTCGTACGATCCTTGATGAGACGGCCAGAGGAATCAAGGAACGATAACGACCGTAAGAAATCTAGCTACTGTAACGTAAGTCTAGCTTTTCCATTGTCCATTTTTGGTCACTGcggtatggaacgccaaaaggaacAAAGGTGGCGTTGCAACCCTCAACAGGAGGTGctaccagcgacgtagccatgaattttcaaggggggggggggcacattttgcgattgatatggggaaGGGGTGTTAGTGGAGGGGtgttgaacaattgaaggtccttaaatgcgatctggtgcaatttttTGCCagttacatcatcatcatattatatcatattatcagcagcttttgtttcctgtttgaattcttttacatgttcttttacatattatataagaaagacaaacatagtgctcttttacaatttttccagtaagatgatttttgtttattgtcCCATGTCTGGACTTTattacatttgacgaacttaactgatgcaggggcgtatccaggggggcgcaacaggcgcgcgccccccccccctattggccgtcaccaaaaaaaaaaaaaaagtttagccaaaaaaaaaaaaaaaaaaaaaaaattgatgacgacctttatgtgagatgtcggtgatcgctcaaccccccccccccctcccgtatgctttattttttgtttgccaaaaaaaggttctggcgaagttcggcggcataatagttttagaaacatagatggtaattgtgtttgtattatcactataaacactaaatgacatgccagccatactaaattgtgcattttgtgtccatatttactggaaatgttgcttattattaaggtcgaaaaatggatcacatatggccatgggcggcgatcctgggtggaggggggatatatccccccatgaaaatgggtggaggggatgtaatgcaccatatccccccccccccaccaaatgccagggataagaatattttcatgcctacatttatgcatcttcgttaatgtacggctcttttttagcttcatttctcgcctaccataaacgcagtgcgatctttcaaataaagcgtctttataaagcaaaaatagttgactgtaggcttcattggccctataacaacaaaatgtattattgcgcccacggtattgatatagtacatatatgcaccctcatagtattcatataggccctatagtaggcctacacacgtacatgttccctcgaacagctgagaatctcatgtaaccagggtaatgcttaatacacgtttcacctggatgccctagcaatcggtacctaggaatgtaactatgtgtaattgtgtattgcatgtgtataacctataatagcctgcatgaggccattttcttcatcgaataatataacagagctctcgaacattctaacgttgcgcctgaaacaagattgacaggggcaattttcccaaaataacacccgaaattaaaaaaaaaaagtattttggatcctgattatgagatatttcggacatgacatccctatgttaaagttgggtatatgccgcttggaaacatcgggaagtgccgtttccggccatctagagggtttgttaatcccaaaatttccttgtacgcttcgcgccaaccaatggtggcgctacgcttagatagtcaacaaggtcatatccccccccccccccactcggaagtacggatcgccgcccatgcatatgacaccattttgcatttcagcccttctttgaaagcaaaaattgtacacccctccccttagacccatcccctaggacggcgatcattcatgcctggcgccccccctattggaaaatcctggatacgcccctgactgatggacaatataaactttcatattttttaagacagccagatgtgcagcactccatggagtgtcacgaaccgcatgcacaacgacgacgacaacgtgcgttctcatcctttctatgattcttcataagttgttgcacgaacagcatgttatgaagctaagctagcaatcgtacgtgatacggcctaaaaacaaatatcgttatcgcagagtattagcagtgtaataattatttatgagAAGCgcactgctcccccccccccctggctacgtccaagggtgctactaccctaaactcgaggtgctactactctaaactcAGGTGCTACTACCCTTAACAgtggtgctactactctaaactcGAGGTGCTATAGCATTTTTTCggtaaaacattaatataacattaatatctcataaaaacgttatgccgaagtttttataacaccacatttaacgttataaaaacatattttaaaggctctttttcaggaatttagaaaatatcccacattattagtcaAATAATTGTAAAGACAAAACTTAGTcgagtgtgcagtcgcagaacggaactaaccagtatttcaggtgggccagtgtaaagtggaaacacgtactcttaaaatatatttcagatcgatctagcctattactctttcgtaaagtaagtaaatttcatctaagaaaaagctatacatttttgaaaataaaattgatttaaaaagtgcttctaagtatcaccattttacatctaagcaccttaggcacttgacaaatttccaaaggggaggggacacccttagacccctcccccatatcagtcacgcaataaatgtccctgattccagtcaggaaaatatggtcaccttagaGTAGTATCAACCCCTGTTTAGGATAGTAACatctcctgtttagagtagtagtaCCGCCTTTTGaaagggtagtagcacctcttgtttagggtagtagcacctcctgtttagggtagtagcacgtCCTGTttagtagtagcacctcctgtttagggtagcaACGCCAATTGAAGtcctttggcgttccatactgcGGTTTTCAATTCAATGAAAAGGCTCTCGTTATTTGTTTCCGACTCCGAGCCACAGCTCCGAGCGCGACTACCTCAAAGCATTACCGAGTAAAATGGGAGTTACATGGTAAAACCTACTTAAATCTTGCTATTTCTTTGACAATGGATTTGAAGGAACTGAAGGTTGTGTAAATTACGTGAACCGCTAGCTCAATGTAGCTTTTAAGTTATGTATTCTACAGTAGTACAAAATGAACAACCCAAATATAACTAATGGCGCTATGGTGTCCCGTAACTATTACCGGTTTTGCGATAATACAGTAGTTACATACAACACCACTTAGTTTTAAAGTATTGTGTTGTGAAACGCACTGGATGGGTTATGAACTAACAAAACACCAAAAAGCCGCACAAAGAATGGAACCGTTAGGTTTTCATGTATGTGGGAGGTGCAGTCATGTTATTCAATGACTACCTGACAGATCAGGTCAGCCTTAACTTTAACTGGATATTCAACTGATAATGATAAACCTTATTGATTGATCATCCTGTTTTATCCAAATCAGTTGGCAGTCTATTGGCTTATTAGGCCTACTTGGCCAATAATCCTGCTATTCCTTTAGAGCATCTGTCCAGGGGTAATCCTGGTTTATTAATTGATGAATTAAGATTTCTGTTTGAGAAAGTATATTGAGAAAGTATATTGACCTAAAAATCTGACTGAAAATTGgctacatatatgtacacatatgAAGCATCACGATTCACGAATGAAAATGAAGGTTTTGTAGCAAGAACATTCATTTGCTTAATAGTAGCAATAAGCAAAAGTCATTGAATACAACGTGAAGTTGACGGAAGCTTTGTGAATGATATAAATCATTTGCTTGTTTCATCAACAGAACAATTTTCAAACACATTTCCAAATTTTTCTTATTGCAGTCTTACACAATGGCCTGTTGCAGACGGGAAGAGTATGCAACAAACTGTCGACTTCTTGACGAAGAAAGCTGAATTTATGGGAGCGGTAAAAACGGGAACGTTCACAGTTGACTGCGATACATTCTATGCTGCAGGTAATCGAACATGAAATGCTGTCATGAATGATATGACAAGAACCATTTAATTTGAAATTCtgaaaaatacagaactttgaGAGCAATGTCCTATGTTCTGAAAAAGGTGTGGTACCTGTACTATCTGATAAGGTTCAAGAATGGGGAACATGCAAGGAAGACACAAGAGATGTCTTTAGTTGACAAAAGTCAGGGCTCATCTGCTGATTAGTTTCTATTCACTCTCAGGAAATTATTCCCAGTGGAATGCATGGTATATTGAACTTTATGTGCAGCACAAACTTTATGTACTAGGTTACTTTTAATTGTGAATATATTACATCTTGTAACTAACAACAGATAGCACGGTTTAGTATTTCTGTAAGAAATTTTTTTTCGAAGATTTTTACTAaggtatgattttttttctcattgtaGACTCTCAGAAATGTATCAATGTCTTACACAACAGTGAATATCCAACGTCAAGTTTCTCGATAACAGATACAAATATCAGCCTAGTTAGCGATACTGGATTTGATGCCATACTTCAGAAGCTAAAAGGGTTTTACTCCACCAAAATGTCCAGTAGAATCGAATCGAAAGGCAAGAAATATCAGCTGGCAGATTTTATAGTCAAAGTAGGCATTGTGTCCATTGGATCATCGAACAGAGGTATTCTCGTTGAGGTGAGTGTCATTAATGTGGCCTGATTGCCAGGCAAAACATGgctgtaatgaaaaaatccttTATTAATGCTTAAAGATCAATGTTGTGTCTTTCAACAGCACTGATGCAAAGCAATGTCACTGTAATTTTATGACAGCCTTTTCTCTGTCCTAATTGTATGCAAAACAGGCCAATTAACActtactataataataataatagacaTTTATAATGCGCCGGTATCCGTCAAAAAAGACGCTCATGGCGcagtgacacaaacagtgcgacagcaaaacaaataacagtaaacatagtacaagacaaaaatgcaaGCAAAAATAGGCAACAatgaacaattaattaaacatttttcatcaGATGAGTCTTGAGAGATCGTTTAAAAGAAGCAAGAGATGGACTGTGTTTTACATGATCTGGAAGGCTGTTTTCCACAGACAAGGGACAGCAGCAGCAAAAGCTCTTAAGCCCCATGATCGATTTGACATTTATTGTGTGATCTCATGAAACTACGATTTGCGTGATATAGTTGCAGAAGTTCTGAAAAATAGAATGGCGAAGTCCCAACAAAATAGCGATATgtgaaaatcaatattttaaaaataattcgGTCTTTGATCGGGAGCCAGTGTAATTCTCTCAGAATATGTGCAACATATTCCCTTGGCTTGGAACGGGTGACCATTCGTGCAG carries:
- the LOC139961528 gene encoding mediator of RNA polymerase II transcription subunit 20-like, giving the protein MGVTCLTQWPVADGKSMQQTVDFLTKKAEFMGAVKTGTFTVDCDTFYAADSQKCINVLHNSEYPTSSFSITDTNISLVSDTGFDAILQKLKGFYSTKMSSRIESKGKKYQLADFIVKVGIVSIGSSNRGILVEVEYTPCVIIQDCWVLLTEFMQGFLGNVFVLKVPSTFTNKPDNYQPLDTIHQYLDQFNQFRKQVTPR